From Arcobacter sp. CECT 8986, a single genomic window includes:
- a CDS encoding precorrin-3B C(17)-methyltransferase codes for MAKRLFIVSSGAGGTSYITPEAKKALEECEVVVSYSKYARELKELIEGKELFTSGMTHEIERCNQAIEYAKQGKTTCIVSNGDANVYGMATLIVEIMDEKNLWDEVELISLPGVTSFLAAASKAGAPVSQDFSIISLSDRLTDINLIDKRVKAALDCDFVLGIYNPKSKKRIKPYQNFLKALEDGYQNRIAIIASNVGRVEKEQITITTAQDLIDQDIEHPAVSMSTLIIICNSNSKLTKNGKVLTPRGYLNKYELDGELK; via the coding sequence ATGGCAAAGAGATTATTTATAGTAAGTTCAGGAGCTGGTGGAACTTCATATATTACACCAGAAGCAAAAAAAGCACTTGAAGAGTGTGAAGTAGTAGTTTCATATAGTAAATATGCAAGAGAATTAAAAGAGCTAATTGAAGGCAAAGAGTTATTTACATCTGGAATGACACATGAAATAGAAAGATGTAATCAAGCAATTGAGTATGCAAAACAAGGTAAAACTACTTGTATAGTATCAAATGGTGATGCAAATGTATATGGAATGGCGACACTTATAGTTGAAATTATGGATGAAAAAAATCTATGGGATGAGGTAGAGCTTATTTCTCTTCCTGGTGTTACTTCATTTTTAGCAGCAGCAAGTAAAGCTGGAGCTCCTGTATCTCAAGATTTTTCTATTATTTCATTATCAGATAGATTAACAGATATAAACTTAATTGATAAAAGAGTTAAAGCAGCTCTTGATTGTGATTTTGTATTAGGAATTTACAATCCAAAATCTAAAAAGAGAATCAAACCTTACCAAAACTTTTTAAAAGCATTAGAAGATGGATATCAAAATAGAATTGCTATTATTGCTTCAAATGTAGGAAGAGTTGAAAAAGAACAAATCACAATAACAACAGCACAAGATTTAATAGACCAAGATATTGAACATCCAGCTGTTTCTATGTCTACATTAATTATAATTTGTAATTCAAACTCAAAATTAACAAAAAATGGAAAAGTTTTAACACCAAGAGGATATTTAAATAAATATGAACTTGATGGTGAACTAAAATAA
- a CDS encoding metallophosphoesterase family protein produces MQIAILSDIKSNVYALQEVIKDIKSRNIEVVLNLGDMFYGPIEPRATYELIRENKFINICGDKDREILEASLAQLEENPMLRYVYEDLKEDVLYWIQDLQFEKIIGGIYYMIHGTYFDDSQYLLEDISNDNIVPRSDEEIIRLTDDIKATFILCGNSHIPKVHKLNNGQIAINPGSVGLQAFKSDKPSNHIVQNNTPDAAYTILTVDDNQYSVEQVRVKYDFEKAALKALENKKEDWAYALRTGKVLN; encoded by the coding sequence ATGCAAATAGCAATTTTATCGGATATCAAATCAAATGTTTATGCTCTACAAGAAGTTATAAAAGATATAAAAAGTAGAAATATAGAAGTTGTTTTAAATCTTGGAGATATGTTTTATGGACCAATTGAACCAAGAGCAACATATGAGCTAATAAGAGAAAACAAATTCATAAACATTTGTGGAGATAAAGATAGAGAAATATTAGAAGCAAGTCTTGCACAACTTGAAGAAAATCCAATGTTAAGATATGTTTATGAAGATTTGAAAGAAGATGTTTTATATTGGATTCAAGATTTACAATTTGAAAAAATTATTGGCGGTATTTATTATATGATACATGGAACATATTTTGATGATAGCCAATATTTATTAGAAGATATTTCAAATGATAATATTGTACCAAGAAGTGATGAAGAGATAATAAGACTAACTGATGATATAAAAGCTACTTTTATTTTATGCGGGAACTCTCACATTCCTAAAGTACATAAACTAAATAATGGACAAATTGCAATAAACCCTGGTTCAGTTGGATTACAAGCATTTAAAAGTGATAAACCTTCTAATCATATTGTACAAAACAACACTCCTGATGCTGCATATACTATATTAACTGTCGATGATAATCAATATAGTGTAGAACAAGTAAGAGTTAAATATGATTTTGAAAAAGCAGCTTTAAAAGCTTTAGAAAATAAAAAAGAAGATTGGGCTTATGCTTTACGAACTGGAAAAGTTTTAAACTAA
- a CDS encoding sulfite exporter TauE/SafE family protein, with protein METVSIVSIITIAFLGSFGHCIGMCGGIVVAYSSTKVKSGWSKQLQALSHVLYSFGRITTYVILGFIFGYVGGVVTFDKTTSGILLLVTGTLMVLVGLSLSGKIKFLTNLEHSVSKSPIYQKTFRSLISSNSLTSFYLLGMLNGLLPCGFVYVFAITAASTGSALWGGFVMLLFGLSTLPAMFSLGFFISIFKQTSLRNVMIKIASLVVIAFGIYVAYRGYRYLYDPTMSILSCHI; from the coding sequence ATGGAAACAGTAAGTATAGTATCTATTATTACAATAGCTTTTTTAGGCTCTTTTGGGCATTGCATTGGAATGTGTGGAGGAATTGTTGTAGCATATTCAAGTACAAAAGTAAAAAGTGGATGGAGTAAACAGCTACAAGCATTGTCTCATGTTTTATACTCTTTTGGAAGAATTACAACTTATGTAATCTTAGGGTTTATTTTTGGATATGTAGGTGGTGTTGTTACTTTTGATAAAACTACAAGTGGTATTTTACTTTTAGTTACTGGAACACTTATGGTTTTAGTTGGACTATCTTTAAGTGGTAAAATAAAATTCTTAACAAATTTAGAACACTCAGTATCAAAATCACCAATTTATCAAAAAACATTTAGATCTTTAATAAGCTCAAACTCTTTGACAAGTTTTTATCTTTTAGGGATGTTAAATGGTCTTTTACCTTGTGGTTTTGTATATGTTTTTGCAATAACTGCTGCAAGTACAGGTAGTGCACTTTGGGGTGGTTTTGTTATGCTTCTGTTTGGATTAAGTACACTTCCTGCGATGTTTTCTTTAGGTTTTTTTATCTCTATTTTTAAACAAACTTCTCTTAGAAATGTGATGATAAAAATAGCTTCATTAGTTGTTATAGCTTTTGGTATTTATGTAGCTTATAGAGGATATAGATATTTATATGACCCAACGATGTCAATTTTGAGTTGTCATATATAA
- a CDS encoding ABC transporter ATP-binding protein: MIEIKNLYKIYNQHKKNEFIALNNINFSIKKEEIVLLKGVSGSGKSTLLSIISSLQKPTSGDVIVDKEHIAKLPDLHASNFRNKKIGYVFQDFNLISSLNVYQNIIVPLIPQNLNKKQLEEKVLNVLDIANIKHKKDELVSNLSGGEKQRVAIARALVCDADILLFDEPTANLDKDNSLKFLKTLQIFKKLSKTVVIATHDNIFEQSSLITRTIYMENGKIL; the protein is encoded by the coding sequence ATGATAGAAATAAAAAACCTTTATAAAATATATAACCAACATAAAAAAAATGAGTTTATTGCTCTAAATAATATTAACTTCTCAATTAAAAAAGAGGAGATAGTTTTATTAAAAGGTGTAAGTGGAAGTGGAAAATCTACACTTCTATCTATAATCTCAAGTTTACAAAAGCCTACAAGTGGTGATGTTATAGTTGATAAAGAGCATATCGCAAAGTTGCCTGATTTACATGCTTCTAACTTTAGAAATAAAAAAATAGGTTATGTGTTTCAAGATTTTAATTTGATTAGTTCTTTGAATGTTTATCAAAATATAATAGTTCCTTTAATACCTCAAAATCTAAATAAAAAACAGTTAGAAGAAAAAGTTTTAAATGTTTTAGATATTGCTAATATAAAGCATAAAAAAGATGAATTAGTATCAAATTTAAGTGGTGGTGAAAAACAAAGAGTTGCAATAGCAAGAGCCTTAGTGTGTGACGCAGATATTTTACTTTTTGATGAACCAACTGCAAACTTAGATAAAGACAATAGCCTTAAGTTTTTAAAAACATTGCAAATATTTAAGAAGTTATCAAAAACAGTGGTTATAGCAACTCATGATAATATTTTTGAACAAAGTAGTTTAATAACAAGAACTATATATATGGAAAATGGAAAAATTCTGTAA
- a CDS encoding ABC transporter permease, which translates to MFNKSFYNFLFLLLFTHKSKHISIFIISTILVFILASVNFISNSISKDILNSIDSQPDFIVQKMKAGQVVDINSDLVDKIESILGVNKVTTRVYGKYYFKALKQSFTIVGVDFFEEQNNKNLSVLIKNLDMKKFLQKEYMIIGNGVKKLFDKYKYDNSYFFTTPLGESIEVEIYDNLDAKTSLLSNDMIIMPKELAKIILGIGEFKATDIALNVPNELEKQNIKVQLILLDDNLRVLSKNDMKSHFLNLFNYKGGLFLILYIVVILTFLLILYQRYSMINSSDKKEIAILKAVGWSIKDILKLKVLENFLVAFFSFSFGIILAFIYVFLVKAPFLINIFLGYSNLDIAYELTPYVSLGSVVTLFIFYVVPFLCVILVPVWKIATVDVIKSIK; encoded by the coding sequence ATGTTCAATAAATCTTTTTATAACTTTTTATTTTTACTTCTTTTTACACATAAAAGTAAACACATCTCAATTTTTATAATTTCAACTATATTAGTGTTTATCCTTGCAAGTGTAAATTTTATCTCTAATTCTATTTCAAAAGATATTTTAAACTCTATTGATTCTCAACCTGATTTTATAGTTCAAAAAATGAAAGCAGGGCAAGTTGTAGATATAAATAGTGATTTAGTAGATAAAATAGAATCTATTCTTGGAGTAAATAAAGTAACAACAAGAGTTTATGGAAAATACTATTTCAAAGCTTTAAAACAGAGTTTTACTATTGTTGGTGTTGATTTTTTTGAAGAACAAAATAATAAAAATTTATCTGTTTTAATCAAAAATCTTGATATGAAGAAGTTTTTACAAAAAGAGTATATGATTATAGGAAATGGAGTAAAAAAACTTTTTGATAAATATAAATATGATAATAGCTATTTTTTTACAACACCATTGGGTGAATCAATAGAAGTAGAAATTTATGATAATTTAGATGCAAAAACTTCTCTTTTATCAAATGATATGATAATTATGCCAAAAGAGTTAGCAAAGATTATTTTGGGTATTGGAGAATTTAAAGCAACAGATATTGCTTTAAATGTGCCAAATGAGTTAGAAAAACAAAATATTAAAGTGCAGTTAATTTTATTAGATGATAACTTAAGAGTTTTATCTAAAAATGATATGAAATCACACTTTTTAAACCTATTTAATTATAAAGGTGGGTTGTTTTTGATTTTGTATATTGTAGTTATTCTTACTTTTTTATTGATACTTTACCAAAGATATTCCATGATAAATTCAAGTGATAAAAAAGAAATAGCGATATTAAAAGCAGTTGGATGGAGTATAAAAGATATTTTGAAACTAAAAGTATTAGAAAACTTTTTAGTTGCCTTTTTCTCTTTTAGTTTTGGAATTATTCTTGCATTTATTTATGTATTTTTAGTAAAAGCACCATTTTTAATAAATATATTCTTAGGATATTCAAACTTAGATATTGCATATGAATTGACTCCTTATGTATCTTTGGGTTCTGTTGTAACTCTATTTATTTTTTATGTGGTTCCATTTTTATGTGTAATTTTAGTTCCTGTTTGGAAAATAGCAACTGTTGATGTAATAAAGAGTATAAAATGA
- a CDS encoding HAD family hydrolase has product MRLIMFDMDGTLVNSSFAITNTINYVRENIGLNKLESKFILENLNNPTINSAEFFYGTPDFTDEQVVLFEEYYNKHCISDLELYDGIEKLIDDLKSDFTLAVATNSNSTYARKMLEHVGIANYFPTILGYDSVINPKPHPEMVEKILSMHNVLNTNAQMIGDSHKDILAAKKAGVDSVLVNWGFSDHKEDAIETIDELRVKITEKFK; this is encoded by the coding sequence ATGAGATTAATTATGTTTGATATGGATGGAACTTTAGTAAATAGTTCTTTTGCCATTACAAATACAATAAACTATGTAAGAGAAAATATTGGATTAAATAAATTAGAATCAAAATTTATACTAGAAAACCTTAATAACCCTACAATTAATTCTGCTGAATTTTTTTATGGAACTCCTGATTTTACTGATGAACAAGTGGTATTATTTGAAGAGTATTATAATAAACACTGTATTAGCGACTTAGAGTTATATGATGGAATCGAAAAACTAATTGATGATTTAAAAAGTGATTTTACACTTGCAGTTGCAACAAACTCAAACTCTACATATGCAAGAAAGATGCTAGAACATGTAGGAATTGCAAACTATTTTCCTACAATACTTGGATATGATAGTGTAATAAATCCAAAACCTCATCCTGAAATGGTTGAAAAAATTCTAAGTATGCATAATGTACTAAATACCAATGCACAAATGATTGGTGACAGCCATAAAGATATACTTGCAGCTAAAAAAGCTGGTGTTGATTCTGTTTTAGTAAACTGGGGTTTTTCTGACCATAAAGAAGATGCAATTGAAACAATAGATGAATTAAGAGTAAAAATAACAGAAAAATTTAAATAA
- a CDS encoding energy transducer TonB — translation MKRYLNSFFITLIIYAFVIGSLYYAYTNKKIDLNKKQNTKKVSLNYVSIVEEKSIKKDIKKPKQIVKKTQERKVVKTKTIKTIKPKKTVVKKQSIKKQQIKKEQKEEVKKIATNKKIEQKLSKPKINQEKVYINKNLRKIRTLIQKNIVYSKRAKSFNIQGEVKVRFKILKNGSIKDVEVLKGHKLLRKSTIDAILNASKDFPTVPKSLVITIPITYRLI, via the coding sequence ATGAAAAGATATCTTAACTCTTTTTTTATAACACTAATAATATATGCTTTTGTGATAGGAAGTTTATATTATGCATATACAAATAAAAAAATAGATTTAAATAAAAAACAGAATACAAAAAAAGTATCTTTAAATTATGTATCAATTGTAGAAGAAAAAAGTATAAAAAAAGATATTAAAAAGCCTAAGCAAATAGTAAAAAAGACTCAAGAAAGAAAAGTAGTAAAAACTAAAACTATAAAGACTATAAAGCCCAAAAAAACAGTAGTTAAAAAACAGAGTATAAAAAAACAACAAATAAAAAAAGAGCAAAAAGAAGAAGTAAAGAAAATAGCTACAAATAAAAAAATAGAACAAAAGCTATCAAAACCAAAAATAAATCAAGAGAAAGTATATATAAATAAAAACCTAAGAAAAATAAGAACACTAATTCAAAAAAATATAGTCTATTCAAAAAGAGCAAAGAGCTTTAATATTCAAGGTGAAGTTAAAGTAAGATTTAAAATATTAAAAAATGGAAGTATTAAGGATGTTGAGGTATTAAAAGGACATAAACTATTAAGAAAATCTACAATTGATGCTATTTTAAATGCATCAAAAGATTTCCCTACTGTCCCAAAGTCATTAGTAATTACTATACCAATAACATATAGACTTATTTAA
- the exbD gene encoding TonB system transport protein ExbD has protein sequence MKLKKFDSINVIPFIDVLLVLLAIVLMTSTFISKGIIPISLPYAKNSTNINDNKSSVITIKSDGTIYLDNKISSLKDIEAFILTINKNRAINIKSDKNAKFDSFIQVLDILKSNNIQNISIITKK, from the coding sequence ATGAAACTAAAGAAGTTTGATTCTATTAATGTAATTCCTTTTATTGATGTATTACTTGTACTTTTAGCTATTGTGTTGATGACTTCAACTTTTATATCAAAAGGAATAATTCCTATATCTTTACCATATGCTAAAAACTCTACAAATATAAATGATAATAAAAGTAGTGTAATTACTATAAAAAGTGATGGAACTATCTATTTAGATAATAAAATAAGTTCACTAAAAGATATTGAAGCTTTTATTCTAACTATTAATAAAAATAGAGCTATTAATATAAAAAGCGATAAGAATGCAAAGTTTGACTCATTTATTCAAGTTTTAGATATATTAAAAAGTAACAATATACAAAATATATCAATAATCACAAAAAAATGA
- the exbB gene encoding TonB-system energizer ExbB translates to MSIELLKNLVDYGVVVLLVFMSFLSVWFFIERVIFYKSIDVNSYKNKKALDIALTKHLTIIGTIASNSPYIGLLGTVIAIMLTFMTMSSVDMQATKIMASLALALKATAIGLVVAIISMIFYNILSRYAEVLESKYETKEV, encoded by the coding sequence ATGAGTATAGAGTTATTAAAAAATCTAGTAGATTATGGTGTAGTTGTTTTATTAGTTTTTATGAGTTTTTTATCTGTATGGTTTTTTATAGAAAGAGTTATATTTTATAAAAGTATAGATGTAAATAGTTATAAAAATAAAAAAGCCTTAGATATAGCACTTACAAAACATCTAACTATAATAGGAACAATAGCTTCAAATTCTCCTTATATTGGATTGCTTGGAACTGTTATTGCAATAATGCTTACTTTTATGACTATGAGTAGTGTAGATATGCAAGCAACTAAAATAATGGCATCTTTAGCCCTCGCACTTAAAGCAACAGCAATTGGATTGGTTGTTGCCATAATCTCAATGATTTTTTATAATATATTAAGTAGATATGCAGAAGTACTGGAAAGCAAATATGAAACTAAAGAAGTTTGA
- a CDS encoding sensor histidine kinase — MNSKVKDFLISLSIIFVFVTILVLFLNYVLITYFGLNKDNFLIIILPLVVFALFLFLILSKSILNPLFKSDENLSKTVKETIHELNIPVSTIMLNTQMLQRKITDEKALKRLERIKKASDDLLKLYEDMEYSIKKEIDHIENDSFHLNEIVDNSLDKVEDIRQSQNISINKELNTNIVIKSDKNGFAKVIDNLLSNAIKYNKKNGYINIGIENSSILYIQNSGKSIDTKHLFYLFDRFFQEDSSQNGFGLGLSIVKEFCDKNKIAINIIPLKDATRVELNLKKQLIN, encoded by the coding sequence TTGAACTCTAAAGTAAAAGATTTTTTAATATCTCTATCAATAATCTTTGTATTTGTTACAATACTTGTACTATTTTTAAATTATGTATTAATAACTTATTTTGGATTAAATAAAGACAACTTTCTTATTATTATTTTGCCTTTAGTTGTATTTGCACTTTTTTTATTTTTAATTTTAAGTAAGAGTATTTTAAACCCTTTATTTAAAAGTGATGAGAATTTAAGTAAAACAGTAAAAGAGACAATACATGAGTTAAATATTCCTGTATCTACAATTATGCTAAACACTCAAATGCTACAAAGAAAAATTACAGATGAAAAGGCTTTGAAAAGATTAGAGCGCATAAAAAAAGCTTCTGATGATTTACTAAAATTATATGAAGATATGGAATATAGTATAAAAAAAGAGATAGACCATATAGAAAATGATTCATTTCATTTAAATGAAATTGTAGATAATAGCTTAGATAAAGTAGAAGATATAAGACAAAGTCAAAATATCTCTATAAATAAAGAGTTAAATACAAACATAGTTATAAAAAGTGATAAAAATGGCTTTGCAAAGGTTATTGATAACTTATTGTCAAATGCAATTAAATATAATAAAAAGAATGGATATATAAACATAGGAATAGAAAATAGTTCAATTCTTTATATCCAAAATAGTGGAAAGAGTATAGATACAAAACATCTTTTTTATCTATTTGATAGATTCTTTCAAGAAGATAGCTCACAAAATGGTTTTGGTTTAGGACTTAGTATAGTAAAAGAGTTTTGTGATAAAAATAAAATAGCTATTAATATTATTCCTTTAAAAGATGCTACAAGAGTAGAGTTAAACCTAAAAAAACAACTTATTAATTAA
- a CDS encoding response regulator transcription factor, whose amino-acid sequence MNRILVLEDDELFAQTLEDFLEEEGYFIDIAQDGQKALDLNYENNYDLYLLDINVPKINGLELLSQLRQSGDETPAIYLTSYKDKQTLEDGFSCGCDDYIKKPVDLDELNLRIKSILKRCGKLLEEISISEDIKFNPSTKRVYKNGTDLNTPIKIAFLLELFLENKDSIVTKEMIISKLWSTSEEYSEGSIRVYINNLKKIIGKDKITNIKGIGYKLEL is encoded by the coding sequence ATGAATAGAATTTTAGTTTTAGAAGATGATGAGCTTTTTGCTCAGACATTAGAGGATTTTTTAGAAGAAGAGGGTTATTTTATAGATATTGCTCAAGATGGTCAAAAGGCTTTAGATTTAAATTATGAAAATAATTATGACCTTTATTTATTAGATATTAATGTACCTAAAATAAATGGATTAGAACTACTATCTCAATTAAGACAAAGTGGAGATGAAACACCAGCAATATATCTTACATCATATAAAGATAAGCAAACATTAGAAGATGGATTTTCTTGTGGTTGTGATGATTATATAAAAAAGCCTGTTGATTTAGATGAATTAAATTTAAGAATAAAATCTATTCTAAAAAGATGTGGAAAGTTACTAGAAGAGATTAGTATATCTGAAGATATTAAGTTTAATCCTTCTACAAAAAGAGTTTATAAAAATGGAACTGATTTAAATACTCCTATTAAGATTGCATTTTTATTAGAACTATTTTTAGAAAATAAAGATTCAATTGTAACAAAAGAGATGATTATCTCTAAGTTATGGAGTACAAGTGAAGAGTATAGTGAAGGTTCTATTAGAGTATATATAAATAATCTAAAAAAGATAATAGGAAAAGATAAGATAACAAATATAAAAGGAATAGGGTATAAACTTGAACTCTAA
- a CDS encoding Na/Pi cotransporter family protein codes for MIKNVAIIILFLFLGYFVVAQENVKIIFSGIAIFLIGMYFMESGFKLFSGGVLEKILQKFTSNLFKSITTGFFSTTLVQSSSLISVIVISFLSVELLTLTQGIGVIFGSNIGSTTTAWIVSSLGLKIKISMYAMPMIIFGVILRFMKSNTYKGVGNILLGLGFIFLGISYMKDGFETLKDSLDLASFAMDGFLGLIVYILIGAVSTVIIQSSGATMAIIITALSSGSIIYLNALALTIGANVGTTVTAIIGSLSSNENGKRLAFAHLVFNVITALVAVIFLHYLKDFVDFLAPHFGIDNTNYSMKLALFHTTFNILGVILVAPFINVIVSVSEKLIKKKVSKYSKPKYLLQSNINIPDAAILSIKKECINLYENCQKAMLHAINLHTSNLKTKDDLKAELSKEIKKIDTNIDEIYQDNLKALYSEIIRYSSFAQEHMTSPQLKRVGDFKRCSKQIIEVLKDIRDIQRNVNFYLKSKNEYIKKEYNILREELATILIDINYLDNDELSEVEKLTQIEMIKELLSKNDLSNSEKIDVLIREDKIKATMATSLINDSASVYTIQKNLVEIATLLFIKDEVIKEIGEQTNAS; via the coding sequence ATGATTAAAAACGTAGCTATTATTATACTTTTCTTATTTTTAGGATACTTTGTTGTTGCACAAGAAAATGTAAAAATTATTTTTTCTGGAATTGCAATATTTTTAATTGGTATGTATTTTATGGAAAGTGGATTTAAACTATTTTCAGGTGGTGTTTTAGAAAAAATACTACAGAAATTCACAAGTAATTTATTTAAATCAATTACAACTGGTTTTTTTTCAACAACATTAGTACAAAGTTCATCTTTAATATCTGTTATTGTTATATCTTTTTTATCTGTTGAATTACTTACACTAACTCAAGGTATAGGAGTTATTTTTGGTTCAAACATAGGAAGTACGACAACTGCTTGGATTGTTTCAAGCTTAGGATTAAAAATAAAAATATCTATGTATGCAATGCCAATGATTATATTTGGTGTTATTTTAAGATTTATGAAGAGCAATACTTATAAAGGTGTAGGAAACATCCTTTTAGGTTTAGGGTTTATATTTCTTGGTATTTCATATATGAAAGATGGTTTTGAGACACTAAAAGATTCCCTTGACTTAGCATCTTTTGCAATGGATGGATTTTTGGGTCTAATTGTATATATACTAATTGGTGCTGTTTCTACTGTTATTATTCAATCAAGTGGTGCAACTATGGCTATTATCATCACTGCTTTAAGTTCAGGAAGCATAATCTACTTAAATGCTCTTGCTCTTACAATTGGAGCAAATGTTGGTACAACAGTTACTGCAATTATTGGTTCACTATCATCAAATGAAAATGGAAAAAGATTAGCTTTTGCTCACTTAGTTTTTAATGTTATTACGGCATTAGTTGCTGTAATATTTCTTCACTATCTAAAAGATTTTGTTGATTTTCTCGCTCCTCATTTTGGTATAGATAATACAAATTATAGTATGAAACTTGCACTATTTCATACTACATTTAATATCCTTGGAGTTATTCTTGTAGCTCCATTTATAAATGTTATTGTAAGTGTATCAGAAAAATTAATTAAGAAAAAAGTATCAAAATACTCAAAACCAAAATATCTATTACAATCAAATATAAATATTCCAGATGCTGCAATATTATCAATAAAAAAAGAGTGTATAAATCTATATGAAAACTGCCAAAAAGCAATGCTTCATGCGATAAATCTTCATACATCAAACTTAAAAACAAAAGATGATTTAAAAGCTGAACTTTCAAAAGAGATTAAAAAAATAGATACTAATATTGATGAAATCTATCAAGATAATCTAAAAGCTTTATATAGTGAGATAATTAGATACTCATCTTTTGCACAAGAACATATGACAAGTCCTCAACTAAAAAGAGTTGGTGATTTTAAAAGATGTTCAAAACAAATAATTGAAGTATTAAAAGATATACGAGATATTCAAAGAAATGTAAATTTCTATTTAAAAAGCAAAAATGAATACATCAAAAAAGAGTATAATATTTTAAGAGAAGAGTTAGCAACTATACTTATTGATATAAATTACTTAGATAATGATGAACTATCAGAAGTGGAAAAACTAACTCAAATAGAGATGATAAAAGAGTTATTAAGTAAAAATGACCTTTCAAATAGTGAAAAAATTGATGTTTTAATTAGAGAAGATAAAATTAAAGCAACGATGGCAACATCACTTATAAATGATAGTGCTTCTGTATATACAATACAGAAAAATCTAGTAGAGATTGCAACTTTATTGTTTATAAAAGATGAAGTAATTAAAGAGATAGGAGAACAAACAAATGCCTCTTAA
- a CDS encoding tRNA (cytidine(34)-2'-O)-methyltransferase: MFNIVLHEPRIPGNVGTIGRLAFALNCKLHLIKPYGFGDITEKQVRRAGLDYWYDLEVFEYENLEEFWQKNPFSNRHFFATTKTDKVYFEQEFQEGDYFYFGREDAGLPEDLLEKNEQGCITIPMTNEARSLNLANSVSIVAYEAVRQNFKNFK; encoded by the coding sequence ATGTTTAATATAGTTTTACATGAACCAAGAATTCCAGGAAATGTTGGTACTATTGGTAGACTTGCTTTTGCTTTGAACTGTAAGTTACACTTGATTAAACCTTATGGGTTTGGTGATATTACAGAAAAACAAGTAAGACGAGCAGGGCTTGATTATTGGTATGATTTAGAAGTTTTTGAATATGAAAATTTAGAAGAATTTTGGCAAAAAAATCCTTTTTCAAATAGACATTTTTTTGCAACTACAAAAACTGATAAAGTATATTTTGAACAAGAATTCCAAGAGGGAGATTACTTCTATTTTGGAAGAGAAGATGCTGGTTTACCAGAAGATTTACTTGAAAAAAATGAGCAAGGATGTATAACAATTCCTATGACAAATGAAGCAAGAAGTTTAAATCTAGCAAACTCTGTATCTATTGTAGCATACGAAGCAGTAAGACAAAACTTTAAAAACTTTAAATAA